A stretch of DNA from Anthonomus grandis grandis chromosome 22, icAntGran1.3, whole genome shotgun sequence:
AAATTGGTAAGCCGATTTTCAGCGTTGAATTGGTAAGAACCGCGGTTACTCTTTTggttgacaactttgacaggtAAGTGTGACGTATTGTTCCTCCATCACTTAAAAATTGGTAAGAGCCGCGGTTACTCTTTTGGTTGGCAACTTTGACAGGTAAGTGTGACGTATTGTTCCTCCATCACTTAAAAATtctgataatttaaaactaattggtatttatttttcttaatttataaagggCGCACATCATATCGCAATtctcaatcaattttttataatctaagCATAGCCTTCTTCTGGACTGTATAACCCAAGTCCAAAACCGGGTAATAATTGGTGAATACCAAACGCCCAACAGCTGATCCGTGACGTCACGTTTTCGCCTATTTCGGTTAAAACCAGAATCGCAGAAAAGCATTGGTAAATACCAACTAAGAACCATTTCACGCTGAAAATCGGTTCTAGCAACACTGTAGAGTTATATGTCATTTGTCACACACAGCTTATTAGGAGTATTAGGCAACCCGCGTAACTCAGTTTGTTTTCTTTTCGTATTCTGTGGCTGTCTTGATGCGAACGGACGCTGGGCGCTGCGTTGCAGCAGtcgtcaaattatttaaaaagtcaaccatttaaacaaagttaacacatcaaatttaaaaatcttgcTCAGCTTTCTGTCTTTATAAGGAAGGTAAGAAATATTAGGTTTAAACTGTATCAAAGAAAAGACCACGCTTTAGGTTAGGGTATTGGAAATGAATTGCCTATGATGCATTTAATAACTGTATAGTGTATCTAATGAAAAGAAAGTATTGGAGAGAGGTAACAGGaataagatttatttaattctagATAAATTAATTCGGAATATCCCGTTTCCTTCAAGTGTGATATTTTGGGAAACATGGCTAGAGGACATCAGAAAGTGCAGTCCCAACAAAAAGCTCAAGAAAAAGCagctaaaatgaaaaaacaacaaGGACACAGTGCGAATGACCAAAAAAAGGCTGCACAGAAAGCTTTAGTACATGTGTGCAGTGTTTGTAAGGCAAGTAGagatttttatttccatttagaTTTTCATGTAGTTGGgttatttcatatttatcaTAATATTGTTAGGAGCCTAGAAAAGAGCTTTTTACAAAAACATGATAAAAGAAAACTTGTTAGAAAATTTGTCAAACACTTAGAATTAGGGCAAGTGCTTTAGCTTTAACCCAACTTATctttaaatgtgattttttgaTGTTGTTTTAGTATTCCAAATGCAACTACCTCttctttatttgttaaaaattgtgGTAAAAAACACCTGTCCCTTAATTCTAGGTTTATCACTTTGTGAtaacttttatgttttttaagtttaattatcTTCAATTAACgaagttaaaaaatgtatggGAACTTGTAAGAATATTCATactatttaacaataaatttgttaGAAGACCCTTAAATATTGCCGATGTGCAGGAACACAACTGGTACATATTATCATAGAGacaatttaacaagaaattttgtaaatttttttttctactgaTGAATTGTGATTGGAACTAGGTatgaaaacttatttatattctAACTATTCAGTCTTTGTTCTATAGTACCAgtactaatattatttattttttatagtcattgtaataattatataattttgatataaataatacattaattaatatcaaaagtataagcAATACTGCAGATTTAATGAGACAAACAGATACATATTCCAATGCTTTAAAAAGAGTGAAAACTTTTCAGAGTTGGCTTCCACTGAACTTAAGACCCAACCAATTTTAGGCTTAGTTGCCAATACAATAGTTCGTTGGAGACAAACGAAAAACAAAGTTTTGTTTTACCCTATTTTTAGAGTGCTTGGTACAATGGTTGATATATCACCTCTGGCTGTCAGGGTCACAGTAAATTGTcactaaataattatatcatttGAGTAATGTATCTTAAGGTATAAAAAAAACCAAGTCTGTTTTTATTAGAAACTTGTAGCTGCTactttattactaaaattttagtttaatcaATTAATACTGTTGTTATTATAGATTtgatatgatttaaaaaaaatttctaattttaatccTGATATCTTGtatgtttttacaaatttcaatagaaaaagatattctaaaaatgttGATAACATCACTTGTTCCATTTTATGTGTCAAaaactatcattaaaaaaatttcaaagaaataaaaaagaaataaagtgttaaaatgataaatttgaCTCATTTTGAGTGTTGACttattttaatgttgttttgttttttatgtgcTCATACATAGCACAAATagtgtaattaaaatatcataaatcaGTAAGAACTTTGAATTACTCATTTACTAGTTATATGTTTTATTGAATTGCTGACACAGACTGATTATCTAAAATCCAAACTGgaaatcataataatatttatcaaacaTGAATTATAAGGTAGTATTTCTGAATGTTgaaattgttgttttatttcttatacaaGCAGATAGTAAAGGTTAATGCTTTGAAATGGAGTTTAAAGGAAGCTTGTGAATTTAGTATTTACTTTAATTCAGTTTAAGATGTCAATATACAAAGTGTTTACATACATCAAATccggtaaaatataaaatagatacaTAAACTTAACTCTACATTTGATATactaagaaagaaagaaagaaaatgtgctatgttacgtaagacaacaaaattttgtgtacaagcatcctaaaaactaaaaaatttcaaattttaaacaaacataacatctaaaacactttaccataaaattttcacatattaccaaaattaatcataacaaaacagattgagaaaaaaaagcatctttttgatcaatttgattaaaaaataagtaaaacagaatttagaggaagtaatttaaattatttaataggaaacaaaactaaaacactaaaatgatgtcagagcacaggttaaaaggtatcattaaaaaaatcgtcatggctataatatgccctgcataataaaagtcattttaattcctttttgaatttcttagcttctaaaatttgtctggtacatagaggaacatggttataaatttttttgctaaggtatttaagtgagttcttggtgagggaggatgtagggattggtaagggaaaatcgttaacctggcgagtcatatgactagtgttagagggaggtttaggacatttatgaataacagtagctaagataaaaagagaaaaaagagttaggattttttgagatataaagagaggtttacaagaatctcttaacccagcggaacataggtatctaactgcctttttttgaatcacaaaaattatgtttaataatcccttgttgcttaaaccccaaaaaggcaagtcATAatgaagatgggactcaataagagaaaagtacactaaacgtgcaactacccctcccagctcatgccccgccattcttactgcgaagCATCCAggggataattttgatgcaagatttaggatatgatcttcgaagagaaggcgaccatcaatggtaataccaaggaacttacagctttctttgttttgcaagggggagttttcactaaacatgtcacccttaaatcccataataaaggttttgcccacattaaatacaagcctgtttgcagcataccactccgataaaatcttaagatcctcaaaaacctgggctctaacattatcagaatctctatgattccataaaatggtggtatcatcagcaaactgaaccactttgccctgcagttttaatgaacccaaatcatttacatggagcaaaaataatagtggtccatccaacactgaaccctgaggtactccagttttaagggatctggaatcggataaacatccagatactgtaactctttgggtacgattagacagataggattccagccattgcaatgccacacctctaaagccataattattgagcttaggcAACAGTATTcgatgatctacacaatcaaatgccttggataaatcgcaaaacactgccgccgcggactttccagaatttaaggacacatagacactctccaaaaagccgaaaacagcatcatgagtcccttttcccgtttgaaatccaaattaatttgcagataaaatgcaattatgttgcaaaaaagacataattctgatttttgcaagtttttcaactatcttggagagggtagataatctagaaattggacggaaattacaaggctcattattaattaaaaggtgTAGTAAAAGAacaaatgtttatatttaatagtTGTTATCTATAAAATTGTatcaccttaaaaaaaaactaaatcatgaaatttagtaaaagaaaaatagaacaCTATTAAGAGCTACAGTGCAGGTTTGATAAGTACTGTAAGGGGTGTTAACCACTGTCAACTATTGGGTCTATGCTTTAATCTACATCCTTTGCATCTGAGAAGAAATATCTTTGGTGTTAAGATTTTATATGGATTAATTAATAGTATAATTGACAATCCTGTTCTTCTCTCTTATATTCTATTTTGGGTACCTAGGCTTAATTCTAGATACCCATAAAACTTCTTCTTAACAAGACCTTACTCCAATATGTTTATCAAATCACCTTGATATGTAAAGTgcagtatatttattatatttaaagtttctcaTTTGTGCAACATAAATTTTTCTCCAGACACTGAATATATATTCACTTAATTTAGCAAGGAGAACCTCATGGATCAGGAAGTTCTGAAAACTGTTATAAGTAAACAcctaataatgtatttttaaaagaggaatACATATACCATTATATTTCGTCTTCGTTTCCTAAATAAGATAACAACGTAGTCTCTCTGCTCACACCATACaccacaaattttaaacaaaacaatccCCTATTTCTCCGGTCCCAAGGGCTCCCACCATGATCCAGATGCACATCCAACTCACTCTCTGTTTTCGTGCCGTACATCCCGTATCGTTATGAGTGGgttcaaatttgtatttgccCTTTTCtcaaaagtagttttttatgtGCAACTAAGTCATGTTAGAGAAACACACGTTATCCTAGTGTAGACCCTGATAGTGATGACTATTTTCAGtactagattttaaaattaaaaaatacaaaaaatgtataaaaaattgcaatcaGTAATGAAGGGTTCCTTAAAGTTGGTTCCTTATCTCGATCTGGCACATAGTCTATTTCAAGGTCGACACAGGCACAACGGATTGTTGTTTTAACGATGGATGATGATGACGTGCCCTTCATACGGCCAATGTTGCCGATGACACGGTTAACAGGTGTTGCAGTCAGCACAAAGTGGCAGGtaaatttgtttgtttcttGATTCTTAATTATGATATCGAtgagttttgtaaaatattataacatattgtacatagaattaatattttctgtTGACAGGATGGGCAAtgtaaaatggaaaaaagactTAAGAAATGCTTCCATTTCtatacccaaaaataaaaaacctcaagttctaaaatctgtttaattgcTTTTAAGAATTCAATTAGGGATTTTTCTTTGTGAGAATCGTAAATCTCATGGTTTTTGATCCTTAGACAAAAGgaaggaataaataaataatttataattgagaagagcattttttaatttaaaatggttttgacaatgacatgaaaattaaaatttgtatatttactttttatattaattaaaacattcacTTAGTCACAATGTTGCTGGTTACAGAGCCTTATCCAGCATAGCCTTGAGTAAAAAGGTACTCCAACCAACAATGGGTTACAACatttactattaattaatataattctggTTTAAAGGTGTGGGATCAGTTTCGCTGTTCAGTGCAGGAAAATTGCGTCATTACATCATCTTCCACCAATTTAGAGTTGAGAACCTCTCTGAACCACCTCTTGAGAACATCCAGCCGACAGTCTCTCAACTTCAAACTCGGCCAGCAAAAAGGATGCGCCATCAGCATATGACACAACAGACCAGTCTTGGAAAGTGTTATAATAGAGCAAGAACAGCACAGGTCCAAGAATAAAGCCTGTTTCCCCTGTTTCATGCATACATACTTTCAAAAAGTATTCTAAGCTATTTGACAGGCACACAACCAACACACAAGCTGTCTTGCACTATAATTAATGGCTTTTAAAATTGCCAGCCGAGTTGATAGATTTTCTCGGAAGCCAAATTGTTGCTTAGTAGGGAGATTTTGTTGGTTACCAAAATCAACAAGTGTTTAAGTATAATACTAGGTAGCTCAAATGAGCTATGAAGcaacttcaaaatttattagGTAGTTTCAGTATGACCCCAAATACTTCACGATTGGATGGTCacattggatttaaaaaaattgttgaaaatttaagattttgtatattgtaatttaaatttgcttcCGCACTACTATTAAGTTGCTTAGGGCAATTGGCAATTAAGGAAGGTTTCTTAATCATCACATGGTTCTGTTTAGGGTTCATAGGTTTGTTACCACCTATGTGACCAGATTCGCTCTTAAACATCTTACCaaaatactttgaaaaaaaatcgatgcCTAAAAAGTAATTGTTTCCATTACAGTCccatctgaaaaaaaattaagccaaAAAACACAAATGTGTAGAGCACACAACACAATCCAAATTATTTGAACGTGATTTTCTAAAATGACATTTcagaacattattttttatcgaaatatgtaaaaatataccaGGTATTTCATTTGGCACAGAGAATGATTGGCATAGATATCACATATTTATTGAAGAGCAAAGAGCATAATGGATTGGTACAATAGCAACAAGCCAGTATTTAATATCTCAAAATCCagtatattatcttgtaaatgcTCTTTAAATTTCACAAATAAGGTTCTtgatttctttattaatttacttatttatttatgttaataaaatgtacaaaaatttcTTACACACGTCAATAAATGTTGAAGTAGATACTAAGCCTAgaatataaatgtaaaaatagaaATGCAAAACACATACTTACTACACAATATACAGTTAAAACCAGTGGCGGGCTGCTGTCAGGCACAGGGGCACGAAGAAATTCCAGCATGCAACCCTGGGTAGTGGTTGCATAGTAATTGCAGAATGTTTACTAATAAAACGAAATTCTCGGGGATGGTGGCGTATATATAGCTATAAAAAACGTTCTGACTTAGAACTTATGCAAGATTTAAAGTTTCAGCAGATCAGCGGACAGTATacaaattttacacaaatatcaCTAACAGACTTTGAATCTTTGCTGAAAAAAATAGGACCACAAGTCGCCAAAAAAGAAAACCACCTTTCGGGAGCCAATATCATGTCAAGACAGGTTAGCTTCATCAGCAATTTTTGAACACccaatttaaatatgaaaaaatcgttttaaaaataagtaataaaaaattacatatttaatgaGCCGGCATTTTGAAACGggtaaaaataaagtaaatcatCCTTTCGAATCCaccgagaccatccgcaaggtcgtagccctcatattagccgagatatcgcatttttagagcccatttatgggctcaaaaacgaggtggaaaaatgactttttttccgaattttcagtGCCCTCATTCCATTAGTTTTGCTCTAATCTGTTAATCCTCAATCCCTATTTTTAGGATCCCATAAATTTTGGTATCCCCTATATAATTCAATTAAGGCAAGTTAATTCTCTTCAGTTCACATGACAAGATTAATAATACTAaaagtatttaagtaaatttggCGTGTTGCAGGCGCGTCCCGTTCAATGTATATGCATCTTAATAGATCGGCGAGTAGATCTGTGGTTGCCATGCCAATGGGCAGCATCATGCATCTGCTGCGGTCTCTGTTTGCAACCTTTCCTCGTTCAGCATAAGCAGTgcttaaatagtttatttttattgcggATCGTTTCGGTTGGGCTTATTTTTTTGTgtagataatattattaatgaatactattaaacatattttagaaaataggcCACCATCCTTTACTGGTCCTGGTCCACCATTCCGATTTACAAAGAAAATCAACGGTAATATGCAAAATCATAAATCTATTatttcaacaaattaacaatgaAAATAAGGACCAAATGCATAGACGAGAAAGTATTGAATTGCTTGAATCTAATAgactaattttaaaagaatactgTGACTTTTAACtctaaaaacaatttcttaagaaGTATAATGACTCGGGATAGACTTAATACTCTTGCTATGctttcaatagaaaaaaaacttgtacaaaataatttaaatgttgataaTAAAGTGAAGTATTTCCTGCCTAAAAAATTAGAAGCATATAATACAATAACAATCTGATTTTGTagtttttgttctttaaatatatttcttttttctacATTCGGTTTCACTCGGCTTGATAATGGGAGGGTTCAAACAGATGAATTCTACCCGATGCAAAGCCATAATTTTTAATGACTTTTCAGTTTTCTTCCGGCCGATCGCCTCTGCCGCCCATTTTTGATTCTTCATTtcatatcaattaaaaaatcattaaaaatcccTGAAATATCCTTTAAATTTCCAAACACAAGAAACTTACAGACTCTACAGAAATGTCCtgactaaattaattaaaagagctaaatatttattttttaaaaacaaatttaatactattataaacgatacaaaaaaaaatatgggaaacCATCAGGGAAGTAACCAACGAAaccgtaaataaaaatgtaattataaacTCTGTAATTGAAAATGGTAAGGAAGTAActgaaaaagacaaaatatctcgaaaatttCTGGACTATTACTGTAATATCGGGAAAAAtcttacctaaaaataaatatgtgtttaGTAAGCCTGCTCCTTGTAATCCAGCGAGTTTCTCGGAAGTAACTCCCatatttaagtctggtgacaGTCAGTGCGTTGAAAACT
This window harbors:
- the LOC126748706 gene encoding zinc finger protein 706-like, which gives rise to MARGHQKVQSQQKAQEKAAKMKKQQGHSANDQKKAAQKALVHVCSVCKAQMPDPKTYKQHFENKHPKNDMPAELKDA